CCCTGTCCGTCAGAAATCCTAACCGTCATTCCATGAAACCGCTTGGGAGAGATGACGGTATCatggaatgagggggcaactgatcgGGGATAAAACCAACATGAAGGTACCACCATGAAATGGTTACGATAGGGTGACAGGTTATATGACCAAGGAGGACGGATGCATAGTGGACGGACGAGTAAAATGCATGCGTATAATTTCTCCCACATTCTTCGGGCTACCTCAAATTACGATATAtgattagggctgacgtggccttGATTGTAATTCATGCCAACGTATATATGAAGAACTCTTGCACTACATGTTAGCCTTGATTGGAGGAACTttataaggaaaagaattcttggaggtataaaaggaaagaacTTGATAATCAAGGGATGGAAGTAGGCTCCACGCCTCTATAAATACATCAAAAACCCCCATCACACGAGGTACACACATTagactcaactctggcactctagagttgtaaagaaattctaacttgaccttcggaaggtttttggctggcaccacaccggtgctctctcttaggtctctttgttttctctttgcaggtgttgaCTCGACTcggagagtgcttgcaacttactggtggtttttttcggcatcatcactaATCATGATGCAAAAGCTCCCATTGGAAGCATTCCACTTTACCTTATATTAGAAATATGCCAAGGACAAAACAAAAGAGTGGCGTTAGTGTTTTTATGAACATCGATAGGTTACTGCTGCTCCTCCTGATAATGAGCcacaataattaattagttCCAATCCTTTTGTTGGGGGTAGGAATGCATATGAAATTTTCACGACTCATGATAAACGATATGCAATGTAGATAGCTGTCTatgggggaaaaagaaaaaagcaatgtTAGAAAGTTTGGACACGATCATTTGACTCGAGTCAGttgttaaatttaaaaagtaaaacgcATTAAATTTGTCATAATTATAAATGGAACGAGTTTCTTGGAAACCATGGACAGATGGACTTTAAACGATTGGCTTTTTGGTAAGTCCATGAGTCCCAAAGGGAAGCTTTTACAGTaggatgacaatttttttccGCCCCTTCTTGTTTAGCTCCGCACGGATTTTTCCCTCCCTGCAAAGGTGATGGGGCGGGGATGGAGCAAGATTTTAGCCCAGCACCCGCCTCATCCCGTGTTCCTAaaagttataattgtaaatttttcataccctaaaaccttactatttaaacaaacatatcaatattagcttattttattctactcaATGTGGTTCtctgcctttattttgttatgcaTTATActatgagctttttttttttatgattgtcttgttaaacacttagatatattattcaatttttttctaaaaattgatttgatttgatgagataaatttagttgtaattttaagaacatttttattaatgaaatagatttcattaaaaaaattgtactagttgtagagcaaattaataaaaaatagagtttcacaAAGTAAGGTAGGACTTCACGAGGTCCCGAGTGACAAGAATAGGGTAAGAAAGTTTTTCTAATCATGTGAGTAGGGCGAAAATGGAGCAACATGCAGGGCGGGACGAGTACCCATCCTCCGGCCCGCCACATTGCCACCATAAttgttgataaaaataatacaaaaattcaacTGCAAAAAGAGTTGGTCATATATTCTCTATTCACAGGCTCGAGACTTACTTTTGCAAACCTTACTTTACTTTTGTACCGATAGTTTGCAATCTCAAACACAACCATGATCATGGTGATCAGAGGAAGTAAATTGATTCAAATACTAGTATTTTATCTCATTGGGCTTCTCTGCATGGAAATGGCGTTGACTGGTGCAGTACCGTGCATGGATATCATAGTGAGCGAGAGGCTCTTCTCAAGATCAAAGAAGGCTTTAAGATGTTTCAGAACCCTTCTCTTCGTGGACAGCAGAAGAAGATTGTTGCAATTGGAGAGGAGTTGGATGTGACAACACAACTGGTCATGTGACCATGCTTGATCTCCACAGTCGAGACCCATCCAGCAAATTGCTAGGTGAGGTAAGTCTTTCTCTGCTTGACTTACCATATTTGAGATCTCTAGACTTGAGCCTCAACCATTTCCAGCAGACTCTAATTCCAGAGTTTATATGTTCTCTTAAATATATCGAACATCTCAACCTATCTAATGCCAATTTTCGAGGAACCATTCCCAGTAGTCTTGGAAACCTCACACACTTAAAGTCTCTGGATTTGAGTGGAAATGGCCTTTTTTATTTAAGGGCCGAAAACCTCAGTTGGGTTTATGGTCTTTCTTCTTTGGAAGTTCTTGCTCTAGGTGGTGTTGAGATTAGCAATGCAGAGGATTGGCTTGATGCAGTAAATATGCTACCTTCTCAGGTAGAATTGCGTTTATTCTTTTGTAAACTTCACAAGCTTCCTCAAAATTTGCATCTTATGAATTTTACTTCCCTTAAAAAGCTTGATCTCTCGTTAAATGAATTCAGTTCTACAATACCAGATTGGTTGTTTGACATTGATCATAGTCATGTTTACCTTAATCTTTCAAGATGTCAGTTACATGGTGTGATCCCGGATGCTTTCAGGAACCTGACTTCTCTCATGTCTCTTGATCTCTCGAAGAATAATCTCAGAGGTACAATACCTTTAACTTTAGGCCTTTTTCAAGAACAAGGCGAGCTTAACAGATCTTCATCACTGAGAGAATTGTATCTTTCCGGCAATGAATTGACTGGGTTCTTAGAAGAAAGTCTTACACAGTTTTCGCAACTGGTTGTCCTGGATGTGGCTATGAATTACATGGAGGGTAATATCACGGAAGCTCAATTCCAAAAATTCAGTAGCTTGCGGGCGTTGGATCTTTCTTCAAACCGGTTAGCACTGAAAGTGAGTTCTAACTGGACTCCACCCTGTCAACTTGAAACCATAGGTTTGAGGTCTTGCCTACTAGGCCCGAAAT
This portion of the Castanea sativa cultivar Marrone di Chiusa Pesio chromosome 7, ASM4071231v1 genome encodes:
- the LOC142644427 gene encoding receptor-like protein EIX1, coding for MLDLHSRDPSSKLLGEVSLSLLDLPYLRSLDLSLNHFQQTLIPEFICSLKYIEHLNLSNANFRGTIPSSLGNLTHLKSLDLSGNGLFYLRAENLSWVYGLSSLEVLALGGVEISNAEDWLDAVNMLPSQVELRLFFCKLHKLPQNLHLMNFTSLKKLDLSLNEFSSTIPDWLFDIDHSHVYLNLSRCQLHGVIPDAFRNLTSLMSLDLSKNNLRGTIPLTLGLFQEQGELNRSSSLRELYLSGNELTGFLEESLTQFSQLVVLDVAMNYMEGNITEAQFQKFSSLRALDLSSNRLALKVSSNWTPPCQLETIGLRSCLLGPKFPQWLRSQKNFSAIDISHAGIVDVVPDWFWNRSSRIMYMNLSFNALRGHVPDFSSQLHLSQLDLTTNFFRSPLPLFPTNTRVLFLANNSFSGPILNLCRILSINNSLSYLDLSLNF